A genomic region of Homalodisca vitripennis isolate AUS2020 chromosome 5, UT_GWSS_2.1, whole genome shotgun sequence contains the following coding sequences:
- the LOC124362589 gene encoding uncharacterized protein LOC124362589 produces the protein MRISLLLNSTMSKSCVQSRSRFQQGRKSHLLPGQDNIPYPFKGSRSKEDMRSSFYLSSVPLNSIRQLPSFLSACYELKWFINSRTTLSQALDVAVKQIYSLSVLLMFYLTLVLVSVQVAGLVIMLSYAASLPVGLQFMLVSVLIISTTAFQIMYKQQFV, from the exons AACTCAACTATGAGCAAATCGTGTGTTCAATCCCGTTCACGATTCCAGCAAGGAAGAAAGTCACATTTGCTTCCTGGCCAAGATAACATACCATATCCATTTAAAG GGTCTAGAAGTAAAGAAGACATGAGAAGTTCCTTCTACTTAAGCTCGGTTCCTCTCAACTCTATCAGACAGTTACCCAGCTTTCTCAGTGCCTGCTATGAACTTAAGTGGTTTATTAACTCAAGGACTACACTTTCACAGGCATTAGATGTTGCAGTTAAACAG ATCTACTCGCTGTCAGTCCTGTTGATGTTCTACCTCACTCTGGTGCTGGTGTCTGTGCAAGTCGCTGGTCTGGTGATCATGCTTTCATATGCAGCCTCTCTACCTGTTGGCCTCCAATTCATGCTTGTCTCCGTCCTAATCATCTCCACTACAGCATTTCAGATCATGTATAAACAACAATTTGTGTAA